The DNA segment AAACATCAAATTATGTTATTTAAATCAACAACAACATATTAAAGGAGGACATTTTCATGATCAAACCTTTAGGTGAACGTGTACTGGTAGAACCGATTGAGCAAGAGGAAACGACGGCATTTGGCATCGTGCTGCCAGACACAGCGAAAGAAAAGCCGCAGGAAGGTAAAATCGTTGCCGTAGGCAGCGGAGCTCTGAAGGATGGGGTGCGTGTTCCATTGGAAGTGAAGGAAGGCGACCGCGTACTGTTCTCCAAATATGCGGGAACAGAAATTAAATACGAAGGTAAAGAATACTTAATTATGAAGGAAAGTGACATCCACGCTATTGTGGGTTAAGTGTACATTGGCCTGACCTTACGAATAAAGATAAACAATCATTCAGGGAGGTAATTGAATTATGGCAAAAGACATTAAATTTAATGAAGATGCTCGCCGTGCAATGCTGCGCGGGGTAGACGCTTTGGCAGATGCGGTTAAAGTGACTCTTGGACCCAA comes from the Paenibacillus lentus genome and includes:
- the groES gene encoding co-chaperone GroES, which produces MIKPLGERVLVEPIEQEETTAFGIVLPDTAKEKPQEGKIVAVGSGALKDGVRVPLEVKEGDRVLFSKYAGTEIKYEGKEYLIMKESDIHAIVG